The Acidobacteriota bacterium genome contains the following window.
AGTCCTTCCACCCTTGCTGTTGTCATCCGATGATCAAAGTAGTTTAAGATTCCAAAACGATGTTCCTCAAGGGTGTTAGCGAACTTCTCAAGAAGCTCGATTCCGCTGGCCCAGGCTTT
Protein-coding sequences here:
- a CDS encoding transposase, which gives rise to KAWASGIELLEKFANTLEEHRFGILNYFDHRMTTARVEGLNNKIKVLKRQAYGYRDMDYFKLRLYFLHETRYALVG